A stretch of Henckelia pumila isolate YLH828 chromosome 4, ASM3356847v2, whole genome shotgun sequence DNA encodes these proteins:
- the LOC140860702 gene encoding probable leucine-rich repeat receptor-like protein kinase IMK3, which yields MEGAGFFQCFCTCPFQENASPYLVGDGEKGKWKIQEEPFCFSATSRKCCLIFLILQLLTCMIWPVSGVAWDGVVVTEADYQALRAFKHELTDPKGFLRSWNDSGYGACSGVWVGIKCAQGQVIVIQLPWKGLGGRITEKIGQFQALRKLSLHNNVIGGSVPVSLGFLPNLRGVQLFNNRLSGSIPSSLGLCPLLQALDLGNNSLSGEIPSSLVNSTKLFRLDLSYNQLTGEMPLSLTQSASLVFLDLRNNNLSGGIPDSWGGDGKKVFQLQSLVLDHNSLAGSIPGSFGKLSLLQEISVCCNRLSGAIPDDIGNVTGIKTIDFSNNFIDGSLPDSLFDLQKLSVLDLRNNRIHGAIPVTTSNISSLKELDLSLNDLSGEIPVSLGDLPNLDSFNVSYNNLSGPVPPKLSQKFNSSSFIGNAQLCGYSASTPCPVTPSPAKPHRKLGTKDIILILAGILVMILLVTCCILLYCLIRKRKSAKEAEKGLPVGRVAVAKGEKGIPPTVGEVEASEETGGKLVHFDGSRVFSADDLLCATAEIMGKSTYGTVYKATMEDGIQVAVKRLREKITKGPREFETEVNVLGKIRHPNLLALRGYYIGPKREKLLVFDYMPKRSLATFLHARAPDSPVFWSTRMKIAKGMARGLLYLHHNLNMIHGNLTSSNVLLDEHTNAKIGDFGISRLMTAAANSSVIAAAGALGYRAPELSKLKKATTKTDVYSFGVILLELLTGKSPGEAVNGVDLPQWVASIVKEEWTNEVFDLELMRDASVIGDELLNALKLALHCVDPSPSTRPEANQILQQLEEIRPETATSSGDDGGAVASPSD from the exons ATGGAGGGGGCCGGCTTTTTTCAATGTTTCTGCACTTGCCCATTTCAAGAAAATGCGTCTCCTTACCTCGTTGGAGATGGGGAGAAGGGAAAATGGAAGATTCAGGAGGAGCCCTTTTGTTTTTCAGCTACTTCAAGAAAATGTTGCCTCATTTTCTTGATTCTTCAGTTGTTAACGTGTATGATCTGGCCGGTTTCGGGCGTGGCTTGGGATGGTGTCGTTGTTACGGAGGCAGATTACCAAGCTCTTCGGGCCTTCAAGCATGAGTTGACTGATCCTAAGGGGTTTCTAAGGAGCTGGAACGATAGTGGTTATGGAGCTTGTTCGGGTGTTTGGGTTGGGATTAAATGTGCACAGGGCCAAGTTATAGTTATACAGCTTCCATGGAAAGGATTGGGGGGAAGAATCACTGAAAAAATTGGGCAATTTCAAGCTTTGAGGAAACTAAGTCTCCATAACAATGTTATTGGAGGTTCTGTTCCTGTGTCTTTGGGATTTTTGCCCAATCTTAGAGGTGTTCAGTTGTTTAACAACAGGCTTTCTGGTTCCATTCCTTCTTCGCTTGGCTTGTGTCCCCTTCTTCAGGCACTTGACTTAGGTAATAATTCCTTGTCTGGGGAAATACCATCTAGTCTTGTTAACTCCACTAAGTTGTTTAGGCTTGATTTGAGTTACAATCAATTGACTGGTGAAATGCCTCTGAGTCTCACTCAGTCTGCCTCTCTGGTGTTTCTTGATCTTCGAAATAATAATCTTTCGGGCGGGATTCCGGATTCTTGGGGTGGTGATGGGAAAAAAGTGTTTCAACTTCAATCTTTGGTACTTGATCACAACTCTCTCGCTGGAAGCATTCCTGGTTCTTTTGGCAAGTTGAGTTTACTTCAAGAAATTTCGGTTTGCTGTAACCGATTGAGTGGAGCCATTCCTGATGATATTGGCAATGTCACTGGGATCAAAACCATTGATTTTTCGAATAATTTTATTGATGGTAGTTTGCCTGATAGTCTTTTTGATCTACAGAAACTCTCAGTGCTTGATCTGCGGAATAACCGAATACATGGAGCCATTCCGGTGACAACAAGCAATATTTCTTCACTGAAGGAGCTTGATTTGTCTCTTAACGATCTTAGTGGAGAAATTCCAGTTTCTCTTGGTGACTTGCCAAATCTTGACTCATTCAATGTCTCATATAACAACTTATCTGGCCCTGTTCCACCTAAGCTTTCTCAGAAATTCAACTCGAGTTCGTTTATAGGCAATGCTCAGCTTTGTGGATACAGTGCTTCTACCCCTTGTCCTGTAACACCATCCCCAGCTAAACCACACCGAAAGCTTGGTACAAAAGATATTATACTCATTTTAGCAGGGATACTCGTCATGATTCTGCTAGTAACATGCTGCATTTTACTCTACTGCTTGATAAGGAAAAGAAAATCAGCTAAAGAAGCCGAGAAGGGTCTGCCCGTGGGACGTGTGGCTGTAGCCAAGGGTGAAAAGGGTATTCCACCTACTGTCGGTGAAGTCGAAGCGAGTGAAGAAACAGGAGGGAAGCTTGTACATTTTGATGGATCAAGAGTTTTTAGTGCAGATGATCTTTTGTGTGCCACGGCCGAAATAATGGGCAAAAGCACTTATGGAACAGTGTATAAGGCTACAATGGAGGATGGGATTCAAGTAGCAGTCAAACGATTGAGAGAAAAAATAACCAAGGGCCCAAGGGAATTTGAGACTGAGGTTAATGTCCTTGGAAAGATTAGACATCCTAATCTTCTTGCTCTTAGAGGTTATTATATAGGTCCAAAAAGAGAGAAATTGTTGGTTTTTGATTACATGCCTAAAAGAAGTCTTGCAACTTTTCTTCATG CTCGTGCCCCGGATTCACCGGTTTTCTGGTCGACAAGAATGAAGATTGCGAAAGGGATGGCAAGAGGGCTACTCTATCTTCACCATAATCTCAACATGATCCATGGAAATCTCACATCAAGTAATGTTCTTCTTGATGaacatacaaatgcaaaaatTGGAGATTTCGGCATTTCTCGGTTAATGACTGCTGCAGCAAATTCGAGCGTGATAGCCGCTGCGGGAGCACTGGGGTACCGAGCACCCGAGCTTTCAAAACTCAAGAAAGCCACAACAAAGACTGATGTCTACAGCTTTGGAGTGATCTTATTAGAACTTTTAACCGGGAAATCCCCGGGGGAGGCTGTGAATGGTGTGGATTTGCCTCAATGGGTGGCGTCAATCGTGAAAGAGGAGTGGACTAATG
- the LOC140860703 gene encoding uncharacterized protein, protein MEKDPLVNNGFTNVRLVIPGNSTVDPCATELGLHAAGAWGSSLNTLFHNYAFPRLQLQLAIIFLVTQSLHLLLRRFNLPRLVSEIMAGIILGPTILGQMGKIQTDLFPKDGELFLGLLSKIGYIFFIFLSGVKMDPRTVLRTGLKAWTIGVIAVAAPLTASIFVRIRLRKFVHRYRLPAFVSITALQNLFPFPVIASMLVDLKIMNSELGRLALASALICDLVSNFVGTVVASGRIGQMADYTLGIIVQSSFLSVCLVILIVFLGRPLCLWIIQKTPEGKPVSRVHVILIALSVLTVVLLSDNSGLHYQYGPFLLGLIVPDGPPLGSTLVDRLETLVSGLLAPLLVTYCGMKVNLVELFDLNFISFLWFVLFSYLGIKLIAVFFPAVICRVPVKDAVALAFILSAQGVVQMSFYYSYAVNQTFDGETFSTLTTWVMLQAGFANLIVKSLYDYSRMYTGYQKRDIQHTSLNSELRVLSCAHRIDDVFAVKKVLESSFPTTESPIAVYALHLVELAGRAHPLLIDHQLGQKASGGTRTQKMIEVFYSFEQQFSGLATVQQFTAMSLTKFMHHDICTLAFNKLASLIILPFHRKWNHQGKMILDSSSLRAINLDVLELAPCSVGILVDRHKVRHSSAPSSTYNVGVAFFGGTDDREALAYARRMALSPGIHLMVIRFVPWDIYSGDNQWDAVLDAEILKDTRMHGARQENIVYREERVKDGAETALLIHAMEEAFDLIIVGRRHKDDTPQLLGLSEWNDLPELGPVGDMLAAADISKPVSVMVIQHQNVKIKGKKALSDLTLAKMFDEVSSWNKYVVCQYKDNLSKINGLWFHRNPLHFAIPLLLFQLSLISITSQLFEKCLHPLGQSSIVAQIFGGILYGPSILGHFEVLGATIFPTRSILALETVASFGIIYFFFAIGVRTDPVTMVRPGRQGLIIGVSAMFITMMFSVSLSFVLKAYVEMDASLAKALPFIAASQCLTPFPNISCLLAELGMLSSDLGRIATTSSMTCDLIGMSLVAVMLGILQSGSEPLKSTLSISSAFLFVLSMIFVCKPIIRKVARYVQSGGKSLDENCVVCFLVGAPLFAFISELIGQHFVLGPLVFGLVVPDGPQLGAPLISRLEYMVGKFLYPTFLTTSGLKTNIFSFDIHSFWILMLVIIFSCIAKIGSVVFASHFVNINFQDSVVLGLMLNSRGICELIVFNLWRDGGVLRDQEFALCVVSVIAVTAIITPLIKFLYDPSKRHVPLKKRTIQNSKRDAELRIVVCILNQDNVPSIVNLLEASDATEQSPIAVIAVLLEELVGRATPMLVAHQSTRTLHSSDSRSGHIINALRQYELCNERCVTIQSFSAVSHLQSVHDDICRVALDQNATIVILPFHKHWEIDGSIGSVNKAIQSMNIKVMDRVPCSVGILVDRGILTGSLSILNNQSTYRVAVIYVGGPDDAESLCYGARMSRHSNVTLTVVRYLLFGCDTAKERKQDNNLINEVRQMNMGNENFIYREQVVKDGVGLSASLRTLETCFDLLIVGRNHQASQILMGLGAWSECPELGVVADILASQDFGSTASVLVVQQHRMIGEKIKNRMMKPVVISHESMHNPMNGGPATSTIGAGEPDSRWEISIDNADHQV, encoded by the exons ATGGAGAAAGACCCTTTGGTTAACAATGGCTTCACCAATGTCAGGTTGGTCATACCCGGAAACTCTACCGTTGATCCATGCGCCACCGAGTTGGGGCTGCACGCCGCCGGCGCCTGGGGATCCAGTCTAAACACCTTGTTCCACAACTACGCTTTTCCTCGGCTTCAGCTTCAACTGGCTATCATTTTTCTTGTTACTCAATCCCTTCATCTCTTGCTACGGCGCTTCAATCTGCCTCGTCTCGTTTCCGAGATCAtg GCCGGAATTATATTGGGTCCGACCATTCTAGGACAGATGGGAAAGATTCAAACTGATTTGTTTCCAAAAGATGGAGAGCTCTTCCTTGGCTTACTGTCCAAAATTGGCTACATTTTCTTTATATTCCTCAGTGGTGTCAAGATGGATCCCAGAACTGTGTTGAGGACTGGTCTCAAGGCATGGACGATTGGCGTGATTGCTGTTGCAGCTCCACTCACTGCTAGCATCTTCGTTCGCATTCGCTTAAGAAAGTTTGTACACAGATATCGGTTGCCAGCTTTCGTGAGCATTACGGCACTTCAGAATTTATTCCCCTTCCCTGTGATTGCTTCCATGCTTGTGGACCTGAAAATCATGAACTCTGAGCTAGGTCGTCTTGCTTTGGCATCAGCACTGATCTGTGATCTGGTTAGCAATTTCGTCGGCACTGTTGTTGCTAGTGGAAGAATCGGGCAAATGGCTGACTATACCTTGGGTATTATTGTACAGAGTAGTTTCTTAAGTGTCTGCTTGGTTATACTTATCGTGTTTCTGGGCCGGCCACTTTGTCTATGGATTATCCAGAAGACACCAGAAGGAAAACCCGTGAGTAGAGTTCATGTCATTCTAATAGCTTTATCAGTCTTAACTGTGGTCCTACTAAGTGACAATTCGGGTCTTCACTATCAGTATGGTCCCTTTTTACTTGGCTTGATAGTGCCAGATGGGCCACCTTTGGGGTCCACATTGGTGGACAGGTTAGAAACTTTGGTATCGGGATTGCTTGCACCACTTTTAGTGACTTACTGTGGGATGAAAGTAAATCTGGTCGAGCTGTTTGATCTGAACTTCATTAGTTTCTTATGGTTCGTCCTCTTCAGTTATCTGGGAATTAAGCTTATCGCGGTTTTCTTTCCAGCAGTTATTTGCAGAGTACCCGTTAAGGATGCTGTAGCTCTTGCTTTCATTCTAAGTGCTCAAGGAGTTGTGCAGATGTCTTTCTACTACAGCTATGCTGTGAATCAG ACATTTGATGGGGAAACGTTTTCGACGCTTACGACATGGGTAATGCTACAAGCTGGATTTGCGAATCTGATTGTGAAGTCACTGTATGATTATTCAAGAATGTATACTGGCTATCAAAAAAGAGACATTCAGCACACATCTCTTAACTCTGAGCTACGTGTACTTTCATGCGCCCATCGAATAGACGACGTGTTTGCTGTGAAGAAAGTACTTGAATCCTCTTTCCCGACCACAGAGAGCCCAATTGCTGTCTATGCTTTGCATCTCGTTGAGCTCGCTGGCAGGGCTCATCCACTGCTAATTGATCACCAACTCGGCCAAAAAGCTTCTGGTGGCACCCGAACCCAAAAAATGATTGAGGTTTTTTACTCATTTGAGCAACAATTTTCAGGATTGGCCACCGTGCAACAGTTCACCGCCATGTCTTTAACCAAGTTTATGCATCATGACATCTGCACACTTGCTTTCAACAAGTTGGCATCTTTGATCATTCTTCCATTCCATCGGAAATGGAACCACCAAGGGAAAATGATACTAGACAGCAGTAGTTTGAGAGCAATTAACCTCGATGTATTAGAACTTGCCCCATGTTCTGTCGGCATTCTTGTTGATCGTCACAAGGTACGCCATTCCTCAGCTCCTTCATCTACTTACAATGTTGGAGTGGCTTTCTTCGGAGGAACTGATGATAGGGAGGCACTGGCTTATGCCAGACGAATGGCGTTGTCTCCTGGTATCCATTTGATGGTAATCCGGTTTGTTCCGTGGGACATATATTCGGGAGACAACCAATGGGATGCGGTTCTTGATGCTGAAATATTGAAGGATACAAGGATGCATGGTGCACGTCAGGAAAATATAGTGTATAGGGAGGAGAGGGTGAAAGATGGGGCCGAAACTGCGCTTCTCATTCATGCTATGGAAGAAGCTTTCGATTTGATAATTGTGGGACGTCGCCATAAAGATGATACACCTCAATTATTAGGCCTTAGCGAATGGAATGATCTGCCGGAACTCGGACCCGTTGGAGATATGCTTGCTGCTGCAGATATCAGTAAGCCTGTATCAGTTATGGTCATTCAACACCAAAATGTGAAAATCAA GGGG AAGAAGGCATTATCAGATCTCACATTGGCTAAAATGTTTGATGAAGTATCTTCTTGGAATAAGTATGTCGTGTGTCAATATAAAGATAACCTATCCAAAATCAATGGACTCTGGTTTCACAGGAACCCTTTGCATTTCGCCATTCCTCTCTTATTGTTCCAGCTTTCTTTGATATCTATAACATCTCAGCTTTTCGAGAAATGCCTCCATCCTCTCGGACAATCATCCATCGTCGCGCAAATTTTC GGCGGTATATTGTATGGCCCTTCGATATTGGGTCATTTTGAGGTTCTTGGAGCAACTATATTTCCTACCAGAAGCATATTGGCTCTAGAAACAGTGGCCTCATTTGGTATCATCTACTTCTTCTTTGCGATTGGTGTGAGGACGGATCCTGTGACGATGGTCCGGCCAGGGCGACAGGGCTTGATCATAGGCGTTTCGGCTATGTTCATCACGATGATGTTCTCGGTTTCGCTGTCTTTTGTATTGAAAGCTTATGTCGAAATGGATGCTTCACTTGCGAAAGCTTTACCTTTTATAGCAGCATCTCAGTGTTTGACTCCTTTTCCGAATATCTCCTGCCTTCTTGCTGAGCTTGGGATGCTTAGCAGCGATTTAGGCCGGATAGCAACCACGTCTTCGATGACTTGTGACTTGATAGGTATGTCTCTAGTCGCTGTAATGCTCGGAATACTACAATCCGGGAGCGAACCGTTGAAGTCCACTCTGTCGATTTCTTCGGCATTTCTGTTTGTTCTTTCTATGATCTTTGTGTGTAAGCCAATAATAAGAAAAGTTGCAAGATATGTACAAAGTGGCGGAAAATCCTTAGACGAAAACTGTGTTGTTTGTTTTTTGGTTGGCGCCCctctgtttgcattcatttcagaattgatagGGCAACATTTTGTGCTTGGACCATTAGTCTTCGGTTTGGTTGTTCCGGATGGACCGCAGTTGGGCGCGCCCCTGATCTCTAGGCTCGAATACATGGTCGGGAAGTTTCTGTACCCGACATTCCTCACAACCAGTGGACTGAAAACGAACATATTCTCATTTGATATCCATTCCTTTTGGATTTTGATGCTTGTAATCATCTTTTCTTGCATCGCCAAGATCGGTTCAGTTGTATTTGCGTCGCATTTTGTGAACATAAACTTCCAAGATTCTGTTGTTCTTGGGCTTATGCTGAATTCTAGAGGCATTTGTGAGCTTATTGTTTTCAATCTTTGGAGGGATGGAGGG GTTCTCAGAGATCAAGAATTTGCTCTGTGTGTTGTATCAGTGATAGCAGTCACTGCCATCATAACTCCATTGATCAAGTTCCTCTATGACCCTTCAAAACGCCATGTCCCCCTAAAGAAAAGGACGATCCAGAACTCGAAACGCGACGCTGAGCTCCGCATAGTGGTCTGTATACTCAACCAAGATAACGTCCCTTCTATCGTGAACCTACTCGAGGCGTCTGATGCGACGGAACAAAGCCCAATTGCTGTCATTGCTGTCCTGTTAGAAGAGCTTGTAGGCCGAGCCACTCCCATGCTTGTCGCGCACCAATCCACGCGAACACTACATTCAAGTGACTCTAGATCAGGCCACATAATCAATGCTCTTCGCCAATACGAGCTCTGCAACGAAAGGTGTGTCACTATCCAGTCGTTCAGCGCCGTTTCCCATCTACAATCGGTGCATGACGACATCTGTCGTGTGGCGTTGGACCAAAATGCCACCATAGTCATCCTGCCATTCCACAAGCATTGGGAGATTGATGGCTCCATTGGATCAGTGAACAAAGCTATTCAGAGCATGAACATTAAGGTCATGGATAGGGTGCCTTGCTCTGTGGGGATCCTCGTCGACCGAGGAATCTTAACCGGCTCCTTGTCCATTCTCAACAACCAATCCACCTACCGCGTGGCTGTGATCTACGTCGGGGGTCCAGACGACGCAGAATCGCTTTGTTATGGAGCCCGGATGAGCAGACACAGCAATGTTACTCTAACAGTTGTTCGGTACCTTCTCTTCGGATGCGACACCGCCAAGGAGAggaaacaagacaacaacttgaTAAACGAGGTACGGCAAATGAACATGGGCAACGAGAACTTCATCTACCGAGAACAAGTTGTGAAAGATGGAGTAGGTCTGTCAGCATCTTTAAGAACTCTTGAAACATGCTTTGATTTGCTTATAGTTGGGAGGAATCATCAGGCATCACAGATACTAATGGGACTCGGGGCGTGGAGCGAGTGCCCGGAGCTCGGGGTGGTGGCTGATATCCTAGCCTCACAGGATTTCGGGAGCACCGCCTCGGTGCTGGTGGTGCAACAACACAGAATGATAGGAGAAAAAATTAAGAATAGGATGATGAAACCTGTGGTGATCAGTCATGAGTCGATGCATAATCCAATGAACGGTGGTCCGGCTACCTCGACGATAGGGGCCGGTGAACCTGATTCTAGGTGGGAAATTTCAATTGATAATGCTGATCATCAAGTTTAG